A genomic window from Camelina sativa cultivar DH55 chromosome 2, Cs, whole genome shotgun sequence includes:
- the LOC104746119 gene encoding multisite-specific tRNA:(cytosine-C(5))-methyltransferase trm4b-like, with protein MEEETSKLQQFPESFLSFLEANGLDPSIYTHADSIPRYVRLKPGFENAVQEIESQINCKLEKVKWLPGFYSIPPHVHIARSKAYQQGMMYGIDAASGAAVSALGISPGDHVLDLCAAPGAKLCMMLDLLGDKGSATGVDVARHRLASCRTLLLKYGLGERSRLFLADGTIFSVPPTTNLTCDEPCVDDHEDTFKQWTSRRPYKERKQEAKARKISSVLPQNGQPEIIFYGQSSGVIGLKKKQLYRSLDENDYAYCGYDKVLVDAECTHDGSIKHIQKFEQWGWTTLERRVLDAERTDISLASLQLNLLRNGFRLLKEAGTLVYSTCSLTHAQNEDVVDQFLAENSSAELQEIEMAKDWPCRSGRTPKTLRFDPATSATSGLFVAKIRKLALKETEKNVL; from the exons ATGGAAGAAGAAACGTCGAAGCTACAACAGTTTCCAGAGAGTTTCCTTAGCTTTCTAGAGGCTAATGGCCTTGATCCTTCAATCTACACTCACGCAGATTCAATTCCACGCTACGTAAG GTTGAAACCAGGGTTCGAGAATGCTGTCCAAGAGATTGAATCCCAAATTAACTGTAAACTGGAGAAGGTGAAGTGGTTACCTGGTTTCTACTCTATTCCTCCACATGTTCATATAGCCAGATCCAAGGCTTATCAGCAAGGCATG ATGTACGGAATCGATGCAGCTTCCGGTGCTGCTGTTTCAGCTCTTGGTATCTCCCCTGGAGACCATGTCTTGGATCTTTGTGCTGCTCCTG GTGCTAAACTCTGTATGATGCTTGACCTACTGGGTGACAAGGGCTCTGCGACTGGTGTCGATGTAGCAAGGCATCGTCTTGCTTCCTGCAGAACATTGCTTCTAAAATACGGGCTTGGTGAAAGGAGCAGACTTTTTCTTGCTGATGGAACCATTTTCTCAGTGCCACCTACCACAAATCTAACAT GTGATGAGCCATGTGTAGACGATCATGAAGACACATTCAAGCAGTGGACTTCCCGTAGACCTTACaaagaaaggaaacaagaagCTAAGGCCAGGAAGATATCTTCTGTTTTGCCGCAGAATGGACAGCCAGAAATTATCTTCTACGGGCAGAGTTCTGGAGTGATCGGATTAAAAAAGAAGCAACTTTATAGATCCCTCGACGAAAATGATTATGCATATTGTGGCTATGACAAG GTTCTTGTAGACGCAGAATGCACACATGATGGTTCAATCAAGCATATCCAGAAATTTGAGCAATGGGGTTGGACAACACTGGAACGCCGTGTACTAGATGCCGAAAGAACCGATATCAGTTTAGCATCTCTTCAG CTGAATCTACTGAGAAATGGATTCAGATTGTTGAAAGAAGCCGGCACCCTAGTGTACAGCACATGCAG TTTGACGCATGCCCAAAACGAAGATGTGGTGGATCAGTTCCTTGCTGAAAATTCCTCTGCAG AACTACAAGAGATTGAAATGGCCAAGGATTGGCCATGTAGAAGTGGTCGCACGCCTAAAACACTACGTTTTGATCCGGCCACCTCAGCAACCAGCGGCCTTTTCGTTGCAAAAATCAGGAAATTGGCactcaaagaaacagagaagaatgTGTTGTGA
- the LOC104746091 gene encoding uncharacterized protein LOC104746091, which yields MADIVKQILAKPIQLSDQVVKAADEASSFKQECAELKAKTEKLAALLRQAARASNDLYERPTRRIIDDTEQMLDKALSLVLKCRANGLMKRVFTIIPAAAFRKMSAQLENSLGDVSWLLRVSAPAEDRGDAGYLGLPPIAANEPILCLIWEQIAILYTGSLEDRSDAAASLVSLARDNDRYTKLIIEEGGVVPLLKLLKEGKPEGQENAARALGLLGRDPESVEHMIHGGACSVFGKVLKEAPMKVQAMVAWATSELVSNHPKCQDVFAQHNAIRLLVGHLAFETVQEHSKYAIATNNKATSIHHAVALAKENPNSTSAAPSSKGPDDDQSSIPHPTGKQMPNQMHNVVVNTMAVRANPPRKSTSNGVVSQSNGVKLPCSLQQHQNSTSSASKTRELEDAATKCQLKAMAARALWKLAKGNSTICKSITESRALLCFAVLIDKGNEEVRYNSAMALMEITAVAEQDADLRRSAFKPNSPACKAVVDQVLRIIEIADSELLIPCIRTIGNLARTFRATETRMIGPLVKLLDEREPEVTGEAAVALTKFACTENYLHKDHSRGIIEAGGGKHLVQLAYFGESGVQIPALELLCYIALNVPDSEQLAKDEVLAVLEWASKQSWVTQLESLEALLLEAKSRLDLYQSKGSRGFNFN from the coding sequence ATGGCGGACATCGTGAAGCAAATCCTAGCCAAACCGATTCAACTCTCTGACCAAGTGGTCAAAGCCGCTGATGAGGCTAGTTCCTTCAAGCAGGAGTGCGCCGAACTCAAGGCCAAGACAGAGAAGCTCGCTGCTCTTCTTCGTCAGGCTGCTCGCGCCAGCAACGACCTTTACGAGCGTCCCACTCGCCGCATCATCGATGACACCGAGCAGATGCTTGACAAGGCTCTCTCCCTTGTCCTCAAGTGCCGTGCCAATGGTCTCATGAAGCGCGTCTTCACCATCATCCCCGCCGCCGCCTTCCGTAAGATGTCCGCTCAGTTGGAGAACTCCCTCGGCGACGTTTCCTGGCTCCTCCGTGTCTCTGCTCCCGCCGAAGATCGCGGCGACGCTGGCTACCTTGGTCTTCCCCCTATCGCCGCCAACGAGCCCATCCTTTGCCTCATCTGGGAGCAGATCGCTATTCTCTACACCGGCTCCCTTGAAGACCGCTCCGATGCCGCCGCCTCCCTCGTTTCCCTCGCCCGTGATAACGATCGCTACACCAAGCTTATCATCGAAGAAGGAGGCGTCGTCCCTCTCCTTAAGCTGCTCAAGGAAGGTAAGCCCGAAGGCCAAGAGAACGCCGCTCGTGCGTTGGGCCTGCTGGGCCGTGATCCCGAGAGCGTGGAGCACATGATTCACGGCGGCGCTTGTTCCGTCTTCGGCAAAGTCCTCAAAGAAGCGCCGATGAAGGTCCAGGCCATGGTCGCGTGGGCTACCTCAGAGCTCGTCTCCAATCACCCCAAGTGCCAAGACGTCTTCGCTCAGCACAACGCCATTCGGCTACTCGTCGGCCACTTGGCCTTCGAAACGGTTCAAGAGCACAGCAAGTACGCCATTGCCACCAACAACAAAGCCACCTCCATTCACCATGCCGTCGCTCTCGCCAAGGAAAACCCTAACTCCACCTCTGCCGCACCCTCGTCCAAGGGTCCTGATGACGATCAGAGCTCGATTCCGCATCCTACGGGGAAGCAAATGCCCAATCAGATGCACAATGTGGTTGTCAACACCATGGCGGTTAGGGCAAATCCTCCTAGGAAGTCAACGAGCAACGGTGTTGTGAGCCAGAGTAATGGTGTTAAGCTACCCTGCAGTCTCCAGCAGCACCAGAATTCAACTTCGAGCGCATCAAAGACTCGAGAGCTGGAAGACGCAGCGACCAAGTGTCAGCTTAAGGCAATGGCGGCAAGAGCGCTGTGGAAGCTGGCCAAAGGCAATTCCACCATCTGCAAAAGCATCACTGAGTCGAGAGCTCTCCTCTGCTTCGCTGTTCTGATTGATAAGGGCAACGAGGAGGTCAGATACAACTCAGCTATGGCGTTGATGGAGATCACGGCCGTTGCAGAGCAGGATGCTGATTTGAGACGCTCCGCATTCAAACCCAATTCCCCGGCCTGCAAGGCTGTGGTTGATCAAGTGCTTAGAATCATCGAGATAGCAGATTCTGAGCTACTCATCCCCTGCATCAGAACCATTGGGAACCTTGCTAGAACATTCAGAGCAACTGAGACGCGGATGATCGGGCCTCTGGTGAAGCTTCTTGATGAAAGAGAGCCCGAAGTGACAGGGGAAGCAGCTGTTGCCCTCACGAAATTCGCCTGCACGGAGAACTACTTGCACAAAGATCACTCGAGGGGTATTATAGAAGCTGGAGGTGGAAAACATCTGGTTCAGTTGGCCTACTTTGGAGAGAGTGGTGTTCAGATTCCAGCGTTAGAGCTCCTCTGTTACATAGCACTCAATGTTCCAGACAGCGAGCAGCTGGCAAAGGACGAGGTTCTGGCAGTGTTGGAGTGGGCATCGAAGCAGTCTTGGGTTACACAGCTGGAGAGCTTAGAAGCTCTGTTGCTGGAGGCTAAGAGCAGACTGGACCTTTACCAGTCGAAAGGATCCAGGGGTTTCAATTTCAATTGA
- the LOC104746101 gene encoding calcium-dependent protein kinase 28 isoform X2 yields the protein MGVCFSAIRVTGASSSSRRSSQTTTNHNNNRRNNKGRNNNNNNKSSAAPPKINMDAKRRSGSIPCGKRTDFGYAKDFHDLYTIGKLLGHGQFGYTYVAIDKSNGDRLAVKRLDKSKMVLPIAVEDVKREVQILKALSGHENVVQFYNAFEDDDYVYIAMELCEGGELLDRILSKKDSRYSEKDAAVVVRQMLKVAGQCHLHGLVHRDMKPENFLFKSAKLDSPLKATDFGLSDFIKPGKKFHDIVGSAYYVAPEVLKRRSGPESDVWSIGVITYILLCGRRPFWDRTEDGIFKEVLRNKPDFRRKPWSTISDSAKDFVKKLLVKDPRARLTAAQALSHAWVREGGNATEIPVDISVLNNLRQFVRYSRLKQFALRALASTLDEAEISDLRDQFDAIDVDRNGVISLEEMRQALAKDLPWKLKDSRVAEILQAIDSNTDGLVDFTEFVAAALHVHQLEEHDSEKWQQRSRAAFEKFDIDKDGYITPEELRMHTGLRGSIDPLLDEADIDRDGKISLHEFRRLLRTASISSQRITSPAGHRNPR from the exons ATGGGTGTGTGTTTCTCCGCCATTAGAGTCACTGGTgctagcagcagcagcagaagaagTAGTCAGACCACCACCAATCATAACAACAACCGTCGTAATAATAAAGGCcgcaacaataataataataataagtcgTCTGCTGCTCCTCCCAAGATCAATATGGATGCCAAGCGCAGAAGCGGCTCCATCCCCTGCGGCAAGCGTACTGATTTTGGTTACGCCAAAGATTTCCACGATCTCTACACCATCGGCAAGCTCCTCGGCCATGGTCAATTTGGCTATACCTACGTTGCCATCGACAAGTCCAATGGAGATCGCCTCGCCGTCAAGAGACTCGATAAGAGTAAG ATGGTTCTTCCTATTGCCGTTGAAGACGTCAAGCGAGAGGTTCAAATACTCAAAGCTCTTTCTGGCCACGAAAATGTTGTTCAATTTTACAACGCCTTTGAGGATGATGACTACGTCTACATTGCTATGGa gTTGTGCGAGGGAGGCGAATTGCTCGATAGGATCTTATCCAA GAAAGATAGTCGATACTCTGAGAAAGATGCAGCAGTCGTCGTAAGGCAGATGCTCAAAGTCGCTGGACAATGTCATCTTCACGGTCTTGTACATAGAGATATGAAACCAGAG AATTTTTTGTTCAAATCAGCTAAACTAGATTCGCCTCTTAAGGCCACTGATTTTGGCTTATCGGATTTCATTAAACCTG GGAAAAAGTTCCATGACATTGTTGGTAGCGCCTATTATGTTGCTCCCGAAGTACTCAAGCGCAGATCAGGCCCTGAATCAGACGTCTGGAGCATTGGTGTTATTACGTATATATTACTTTGTGGGAGGCGACCTTTTTGGGATAGGACAGAAGACGGTATATTTAAGGAG GTTTTAAGAAACAAACCTGACTTCCGTCGCAAACCATGGTCAACTATAAGCGACAGCGcgaaagattttgttaaaaagttactTGTGAAAGACCCACGAGCACGTCTAACTGCTGCACAAGCCCTAT CACATGCATGGGTTAGAGAAGGGGGGAATGCTACTGAAATCCCTGTTGACATTTCAGTTCTGAACAACTTACGCCAGTTTGTGAGATACAGCCGTCTAAAGCAATTTGCGTTAAGA GCTCTTGCTAGCACTCTTGACGAGGCAGAGATTTCTGACCTCAGAGACCAGTTTGATGCGATTGATGTAGATAGAAATGGTGTCATTAGTCTTGAGGAGATGAGACag gCACTTGCCAAAGATCTTCCATGGAAACTGAAGGATTCGCGAGTTGCTGAGATCCTTCAAGCG ATTGATAGCAACACAGATGGGTTAGTGGACTTCACAGAGTTTGTAGCAGCAGCTCTACATGTCCATCAACTGGAAGAACATGATTCAGAGAAATGGCAGCAAAGATCAAGAGCAGCTTTTGAGAAATTCGACATTGACAAAGACGGTTACATAACGCCTGAGGAGCTTCGAATG CACACGGGGTTAAGAGGGTCAATAGATCCACTGCTGGATGAAGCAGATATTGACAGAGATGGGAAAATAAGCCTGCATGAGTTCAGGAGACTTCTAAGAACAGCAAGCATAAGTTCACAGAGAATAACAAGCCCTGCAGGCCACAGGAATCCTCGGTAG
- the LOC104746130 gene encoding receptor homology region, transmembrane domain- and RING domain-containing protein 1-like, giving the protein MRLIVVVSRRSCLLLVVGGAPFLCSLLRLSLATVVLNSISASFPDLPAKFDGSVTKNGICGALYVADPLDGCSPLLHASNNLTQQQQQRRTTRTNFALIIRGECSFEDKLLNAQKSGFRAVIVYDNFDNQDLVVMKVNPQDITVVAVFVSNVAGVILSKYARGRDGECCLYPPTKGSAWTVLAISFFSLLLIITFLLLAFFAPRHWTLWRRGTHNRTIRVDANLVHSFPSFKFTTDSSSRHNPGDTCPICLEDYISGETLRLLPCQHAFHLSCIDSWLTKWGTSCPVCKHDISSETFSSEVHKRECPRTDTSTSRFAFAQSSQSH; this is encoded by the exons ATGAGACTCATCGTCGTCGTCTCAAGAAGAAGCTGTCTATTACTAGTAGTAGGTGGTGCTCCTTTTCTCTGTTCTCTGCTACGGTTATCGCTCGCCACGGTTGTCCTCAATTCTATCTCTGCCTCTTTTCCGGATCTCCCTGCTAAATTTG aCGGCTCCGTGACCAAAAACGGAATATGTGGAGCTCTATACGTGGCAGATCCTCTCGACGGTTGCTCACCGCTGCTCCACGCATCCAACAACTtgactcaacaacaacaacagaggagGACTACAAGGACTAACTTCGCTTTGATTATACGAGGCGAATGTTCTTTTGAGGATAAGCTCCTCAACGCACAGAAGTCAGGTTTTCGTGCTGTCATTGTCTATGACAACTTTGACAACCAAGATCTCGTCGTTA TGAAGGTGAACCCTCAGGACATTACAGTTGTTGCAGTCTTCGTTTCAAATGTCGCCGGTGTGATTTTGAGCAAGTATGCCCGAGGCCGAGATGGTGAATGCTGCCTTTATCCCCCTACCAAAGGGAGCGCTTGGACTGTCCTCgccatctctttcttctctcttcttctgatcatcACGTTCCTCTTGCTTGCCTTCTTTGCTCCCAGACACTGGACCCTATGGCGTCGAGGCACCCACAACCGGACCATCAGGGTTGATGCTAACCTTGTCCACTCATTCCCATCCTTCAAATTCACTACTGATTCTTCTTCTCGCCACAATCCCGGGGATACTTGTCCAATATGTCTCGAGGATTATATCTCTGGAGAAACCCTCAGACTTCTCCCCTGCCAACATG CTTTTCACTTGAGTTGCATCGACTCTTGGTTGACAAAATGGGGTACATCTTGCCCAGTATGCAAGCATGACATAAGCTCCGAGACTTTCTCTTCTGAG GTACATAAACGAGAGTGCCCTAGAACGGATACAAGTACGAGTAGATTTGCATTTGCTCAATCCAGTCAAAGCCATTAA
- the LOC104746143 gene encoding thiosulfate sulfurtransferase 18 isoform X1, with the protein MSQSISSPKAEQVVSVDVSQAKALLQSGHQYLDVRTQEEFKRGHCQATKIVNIPYMVNTPQGGRGKNQDFLEQVSSLLNPADDILVGCQSGARSLNATTELLAAGYKKVRNVGGGYMAWVDHSFPINKEEPSAN; encoded by the exons ATGTCTCAATCAATATCCAGCCCAAAGGCAGAACAAGTTGTTAGTGTTGATGTGAGCCAAGCCAAGGCTCTCCTCCAGTCTGGGCATCAATATCTTGATGTTAG GACTCAGGAAGAGTTTAAGAGAGGGCATTGTCAGGCAACTAAGATCGTCAACATTCCCTACATGGTCAACACACCTCAAG GAGGTAGAGGGAAGAATCAAGACTTCTTGGAACaggtctcttctcttctcaaccCAGCTGATGATATCCTTGTG GGTTGTCAGAGTGGAGCCAGATCCTTAAATGCCACAACTGAACTTCTTGCTGCA GGTTACAAGAAAGTGAGAAACGTGGGAGGTGGCTACATGGCTTGGGTGGATCATAGCTTTCCAATCAACAAGGAAGAGCCATCAGCAAACTAA
- the LOC104746101 gene encoding calcium-dependent protein kinase 28 isoform X1 encodes MGVCFSAIRVTGASSSSRRSSQTTTNHNNNRRNNKGRNNNNNNKSSAAPPKINMDAKRRSGSIPCGKRTDFGYAKDFHDLYTIGKLLGHGQFGYTYVAIDKSNGDRLAVKRLDKSKMVLPIAVEDVKREVQILKALSGHENVVQFYNAFEDDDYVYIAMELCEGGELLDRILSKKDSRYSEKDAAVVVRQMLKVAGQCHLHGLVHRDMKPENFLFKSAKLDSPLKATDFGLSDFIKPGKKFHDIVGSAYYVAPEVLKRRSGPESDVWSIGVITYILLCGRRPFWDRTEDGIFKEVLRNKPDFRRKPWSTISDSAKDFVKKLLVKDPRARLTAAQALSHAWVREGGNATEIPVDISVLNNLRQFVRYSRLKQFALRALASTLDEAEISDLRDQFDAIDVDRNGVISLEEMRQALAKDLPWKLKDSRVAEILQAIDSNTDGLVDFTEFVAAALHVHQLEEHDSEKWQQRSRAAFEKFDIDKDGYITPEELRMHTGLRGSIDPLLDEADIDRDGKISLHEFRRLLRTASISSQRITSPAGHRNPR; translated from the exons ATGGGTGTGTGTTTCTCCGCCATTAGAGTCACTGGTgctagcagcagcagcagaagaagTAGTCAGACCACCACCAATCATAACAACAACCGTCGTAATAATAAAGGCcgcaacaataataataataataagtcgTCTGCTGCTCCTCCCAAGATCAATATGGATGCCAAGCGCAGAAGCGGCTCCATCCCCTGCGGCAAGCGTACTGATTTTGGTTACGCCAAAGATTTCCACGATCTCTACACCATCGGCAAGCTCCTCGGCCATGGTCAATTTGGCTATACCTACGTTGCCATCGACAAGTCCAATGGAGATCGCCTCGCCGTCAAGAGACTCGATAAGAGTAAG ATGGTTCTTCCTATTGCCGTTGAAGACGTCAAGCGAGAGGTTCAAATACTCAAAGCTCTTTCTGGCCACGAAAATGTTGTTCAATTTTACAACGCCTTTGAGGATGATGACTACGTCTACATTGCTATGGa gTTGTGCGAGGGAGGCGAATTGCTCGATAGGATCTTATCCAA GAAAGATAGTCGATACTCTGAGAAAGATGCAGCAGTCGTCGTAAGGCAGATGCTCAAAGTCGCTGGACAATGTCATCTTCACGGTCTTGTACATAGAGATATGAAACCAGAG AATTTTTTGTTCAAATCAGCTAAACTAGATTCGCCTCTAAAGGCTACTGATTTTGGCTTATCGGATTTCATTAAACCAG GGAAAAAGTTCCATGACATTGTTGGTAGCGCCTATTATGTTGCTCCCGAAGTACTCAAGCGCAGATCAGGCCCTGAATCAGACGTCTGGAGCATTGGTGTTATTACGTATATATTACTTTGTGGGAGGCGACCTTTTTGGGATAGGACAGAAGACGGTATATTTAAGGAG GTTTTAAGAAACAAACCTGACTTCCGTCGCAAACCATGGTCAACTATAAGCGACAGCGcgaaagattttgttaaaaagttactTGTGAAAGACCCACGAGCACGTCTAACTGCTGCACAAGCCCTAT CACATGCATGGGTTAGAGAAGGGGGGAATGCTACTGAAATCCCTGTTGACATTTCAGTTCTGAACAACTTACGCCAGTTTGTGAGATACAGCCGTCTAAAGCAATTTGCGTTAAGA GCTCTTGCTAGCACTCTTGACGAGGCAGAGATTTCTGACCTCAGAGACCAGTTTGATGCGATTGATGTAGATAGAAATGGTGTCATTAGTCTTGAGGAGATGAGACag gCACTTGCCAAAGATCTTCCATGGAAACTGAAGGATTCGCGAGTTGCTGAGATCCTTCAAGCG ATTGATAGCAACACAGATGGGTTAGTGGACTTCACAGAGTTTGTAGCAGCAGCTCTACATGTCCATCAACTGGAAGAACATGATTCAGAGAAATGGCAGCAAAGATCAAGAGCAGCTTTTGAGAAATTCGACATTGACAAAGACGGTTACATAACGCCTGAGGAGCTTCGAATG CACACGGGGTTAAGAGGGTCAATAGATCCACTGCTGGATGAAGCAGATATTGACAGAGATGGGAAAATAAGCCTGCATGAGTTCAGGAGACTTCTAAGAACAGCAAGCATAAGTTCACAGAGAATAACAAGCCCTGCAGGCCACAGGAATCCTCGGTAG
- the LOC104746111 gene encoding ferredoxin--NADP reductase, leaf isozyme 1, chloroplastic has protein sequence MAAALSAAVSLPSSKSSSLLTKTSSSISPQRIFLKKSTLCYRVGGRVVSVKAQVTTETTEAPVKVVKESKKQEEGIVVNKFKPKNPYTGRCLLNTKITGDDAPGETMHIVFTTDGEVPYREGQSIGIIPEGIDKNGKPHKLRLYSIASSAIGDFGDSKTVSLCVKRLVYTNDSGEIVKGVCSNFLCDLKPGDEALITGPVGKEMLMPKDPNATIIMLGTGTGIAPFRSFLWKMFFEEHEDYKFNGLAWLFLGVPTSSSLLYKEEFEKMKEKNPDNFRLDFAVSREQTNEKGEKMYIQTRMAEYAEELWELLKKDNTFVYMCGLKGMEKGIDDIMVSLAAKDGIDWFDYKKQLKKSEQWNVEVY, from the exons ATGGCTGCTGCTTTAAGTGCTGCAGTCTCTTTACCTTCCTCCAAGTCGTCTTCTCTACTCACGAAGACCTCCTCCTCTATATCCCCTCAAAGGATTTTCCTCAAGAAG AGCACACTGTGTTACAGAGTTGGGGGCAGAGTTGTGTCAGTGAAGGCTCAGGTGACAACAGAGACTACTGAGGCCCCAGTGAAAGTAGTCAAGGAGTCAAAGAAACAGGAAGAAGGGATTGTTGTCAACAAATTCAAACCTAAGAACCCTTACACTGGTCGATGCCTCTTGAATACCAAGATCACCGGCGATGATGCTCCCGGTGAAACCATGCACATTGTCTTCACCACCGACG GTGAGGTTCCGTATAGAGAAGGGCAATCGATAGGAATTATTCCTGAGGGCATTGATAAGAACGGGAAGCCCCACAAACTGAGGTTATACTCCATCGCCAGCAGTGCCATTGGTGACTTTGGAGACTCCAAGACT GTTTCTCTCTGTGTCAAGAGATTAGTTTACACTAATGATAGCGGAGAGATTGTTAAGGGAGTCTGCTCCAACTTCTTGT GTGACTTGAAGCCTGGTGATGAAGCTTTGATCACTGGACCTGTTGGCAAGGAAATGCTTATGCCAAAAGACCCAAATGCCACCATCATCATG CTTGGAACTGGAACTGGAATTGCTCCATTCAGATCATTTTTGTGGAAAATGTTCTTCGAGGAGCACGAGGACTACAAG TTCAATGGTTTAGCGTGGCTCTTCTTGGGTGTACCCACAAGCAGCTCACTGCTATACAAGGAG GAGtttgagaagatgaaggagaagaacccAGACAACTTCAGGCTGGACTTTGCGGTGAGCAGAGAGCAGACGAACGAGAAGGGAGAGAAAATGTACATTCAGACAAGAATGGCAGAGTATGCAGAAGAGCTGTGGGAGTTGTTGAAGAAAGACAACACCTTTGTTTACATGTGTGGTCTTAAGGGTATGGAGAAGGGTATCGATGACATTATGGTCTCACTTGCTGCTAAAGACG GGATCGATTGGTTCGATTACAAGAAGCAATTGAAGAAGAGTGAGCAGTGGAATGTTGAAGTTTATTAA
- the LOC104746143 gene encoding thiosulfate sulfurtransferase 18 isoform X2, translating to MSQSISSPKAEQVVSVDVSQAKALLQSGHQYLDVRTQEEFKRGHCQATKIVNIPYMVNTPQGRGKNQDFLEQVSSLLNPADDILVGCQSGARSLNATTELLAAGYKKVRNVGGGYMAWVDHSFPINKEEPSAN from the exons ATGTCTCAATCAATATCCAGCCCAAAGGCAGAACAAGTTGTTAGTGTTGATGTGAGCCAAGCCAAGGCTCTCCTCCAGTCTGGGCATCAATATCTTGATGTTAG GACTCAGGAAGAGTTTAAGAGAGGGCATTGTCAGGCAACTAAGATCGTCAACATTCCCTACATGGTCAACACACCTCAAG GTAGAGGGAAGAATCAAGACTTCTTGGAACaggtctcttctcttctcaaccCAGCTGATGATATCCTTGTG GGTTGTCAGAGTGGAGCCAGATCCTTAAATGCCACAACTGAACTTCTTGCTGCA GGTTACAAGAAAGTGAGAAACGTGGGAGGTGGCTACATGGCTTGGGTGGATCATAGCTTTCCAATCAACAAGGAAGAGCCATCAGCAAACTAA